One region of Triticum aestivum cultivar Chinese Spring chromosome 6B, IWGSC CS RefSeq v2.1, whole genome shotgun sequence genomic DNA includes:
- the LOC123133468 gene encoding uncharacterized protein, with amino-acid sequence MDFQNPRIRLRGGSMAPPPELNPEIVDEVLVRLPRDDPAGFIRASAVCKSWLDTLTDPVFLRRYRDLHGTAPLVLGFLHDPVDRSLARFVPTTAFRPAVAADHSTSVVLDCRHGRALFYDYGSSEFVVWDPITGRERRMRDDVPDSYTNYTVLCAAGAGCDHSACSDGPFLMASAGVECRDLVQADACVYSSETGVRRGPDGIYLDFNLEEAYDENCPYYLQSDRPGVLVGGTLYFVCRSSALLRYDVLGTQGRGSLSVIKLPPGKFPGSSTIVMRAENGGLGLATLRRDVLQLWSTETGPDGDVEWVKMNRIQLRKLMPLNSPARLIGLIEDANVVFVTSDDHGIFTVDLKSLLTKKVCEMDKVKDVFPYVCYYTPAAGARGMLLAPVGPQGSSSSHL; translated from the exons ATGGACTTCCAAAACCCTCGCATCCGCCTACGAGGAGGatccatggcgccgccgccggagctgaACCCCGAGAtcgtcgacgaggtcctcgtccgCCTGCCGCGGGACGACCCAGCGGGCTTCATCCGCGCCTCCGCGGTCTGCAAATCCTGGCTCGACACCCTCACCGATCCCGTTTTCCTCCGCCGGTACCGCGACTTGCACGGTACGGCGCCCCTCGTGCTCGGGTTCCTGCACGACCCGGTCGACCGCAGCCTCGCTCGCTTCGTCCCCACCACAGCGTtccgtccggccgtcgccgccgaccacagCACCTCCGTCGTGCTGGACTGCCGCCATGGCCGCGCCCTCTTCTACGACTACGGATCCTCGGAATTCGTCGTATGGGACCCCATCACTGGCCGCGAGCGCCGGATGCGAGACGACGTGCCCGATAGCTACACGAACTACACGGTGCTCTGCGCCGCGGGCGCCGGCTGCGACCACAGCGCCTGCAGCGACGGGCCGTTCCTCATGGCCTCCGCGGGCGTGGAGTGCAGAGACTTGGTGCAGGCGGACGCTTGCGTCTATTCGTCGGAGACCGGCGTGCGGAGAGGACCAGACGGAATCTACCTCGATTTCAACCTGGAGGAAGCATACGATGAAAACTGTCCATACTACCTCCAGAGTGATCGACCGGGTGTGCTTGTTGGGGGCACGCTCTACTTCGTCTGCAGGTCCAGCGCTCTGCTGCGGTACGACGTTCTGGGTACGCAGGGTCGAGGCTCCCTGTCGGTGATCAAGCTGCCTCCCGGCAAGTTTCCCGGCAGCAGTACCATTGTCATGAGGGCGGAGAACGGCGGGCTCGGATTGGCGACCTTGCGTCGGGACGTGCTGCAGCTGTGGTCGACTGAGACGGGTCCTGACGGAGATGTCGAATGGGTGAAGATGAACCGCATCCAGCTCCGGAAGCTGATGCCTTTGAATAGCCCAGCACGTTTGATTGGATTAATCGAAGACGCCAATGTTGTTTTCGTGACCTCAGATGACCATGGCATCTTCACTGTTGACCTCAAGTCATTGCTGACGAAGAAGGTGTGCGAGATGGACAAGGTCAAGGATGTTTTTCCTTACGTCTGCTACTATACTCCAGCTG CTGGTGCTAGAGGCATGCTGCTGGCACCTGTGGGTCCTCAGGGATCTTCGTCAAGCCATTTATAA